Within the Candidatus Woesearchaeota archaeon genome, the region AAAAAGGAAAGGACGTAAGGACAAAGTAGCTTAGCGATGCTGTGAAATGAAAGGTGATTAGAGATTTGGTTCTCAGTACCGAAAAGGTGTGATGACAATCACAAGAGTTATAATCGCCATCAGCAGCTTCTTTCCAGAACCAAGCACCTCAACACGCAGTTTAATTTTTTTTGTAGGGTGCCTGCAAGTCCGCCCCAACTCCTCTTGGCTCTTCTTAGCATCTTCCCAAAACGAAGGATGAAAACATACCATTTTTTAAATCCCTTTACCTATGATTATCTTATGAGAACGTCAAATCCCGCACTTAACGAGAAAGCATTTGCAGTGCCCTTATCAGGTCATAAGGCAATGACTGTTGATGGTGCAATCAATAAATCTTTCATCTTGATTGCGCTTACCGTCTTCACGTTTTTGCTGTCATGGGATTTTGCTCTTGCAAACCCGAACGCATTGGGTTTTGTTCTCATCGGTGGCTTGGCTGCGTTTATCGTGGCACTTATTACTATTTTCAAACAGGAGTGGTCGCCAGTTACTGCGCCTATCTACGCACTTCTTGAAGGCGCGTTGCTCGGATCCATTTCTGCTGTGTTCGAAGCTATTTACCCGGGTATTGTGTTTCAAGCAGTGGGACTTACGCTTGCTGTGTTTTTGAGCATGCTTTTTGTGTATAAGCAGAAGATCATCAAAGTAACAGATAATTTTAGGAGAGGTTTGCTTATTGCAACCTTTGGTATTGTGGTTTTTTACCTTGTCGCGTTGGTACTAAGTTTCTTCTCTATTAGCCTTCCTGTGTTTGAATCTGGAGCGGTGGGTATTGCGTTTAGCCTTATTGTCGTAGCTATCGCAGCACTCAACTTGCTTCTTGATTTTGATTTTATTGAGAAAGCAGCACATAGAGCTCCGCAGTACATGGAGTGGTATGCAGGTTTCGGTCTTCTTGTAACTCTGATTTGGTTGTACCTTGAAATTTTAAGACTTCTTGCAAAGCTTCGCGATAACAGGTAGGGCGGCGTTGCAGGTTTTTTTTTTTTTTTTTCCCCCTTTTTTTGGTTGAGTGTGAATTAAGCAAGTATCTTGTATACATAAACCCGCAAGTAATCAATAAGAATATAAGTTCAAGCATGCTGTTCTTTGTTTATGTTTGAAGAGCATTTATTTGAAATGTTGATCGCGCTTGCAATTGGGGCGATGATTGGCCTTGAGAGGGAGATTGAAATTCAGCAAAAGCGAATTAAGGATACGGTCGGCGTTCGCACGTTTATGCTGATTGCTCTACTAGGATCTCTTACCGCTCTTCTTGTAGACTTTCATCAGTGGATGTTCGCAGCTGCTTTCATAGTGCTCTCTTTGTTTATTCTGGTACATTACCTACTCGCAGGACTCTCAGAGAGAAAAAGAGAGATGACAACGGAGTTCACGGCAATCCTCACCTTTATCTTAGCTGCTGTTGCAATTGAGGGGTACGCGCAATTCGCAGTTCTTTTCGCCATTCTCATTCTCGTCATACTTACGCTTAAACGACCCTTGCATACGTTTGCAAGAAATGTGTTAGCATCAGAATTACAAGCAGCAATAAAATTTGCAGTAATCACGCTTGTCGTTCTCCCTTTTCTTCCAAACGTGGATTTTGCCCCTACTGATAGCAGTGCAATCGCTTCAGTTTCAAAAGCTATTTCTCCTCAATTCTTCACTGTGCTAAGCCAGCTTGACGTATTTAACCCGTATAAGATATGGCTCATGGTGGTGTTCATCTCAGGTCTTTCCTTTATTGGTTATATTCTTGTTAAGACGGTAGGAGCAGGAAAGGGTATTGGTATCACCGCTCTTCTTGGGGGTATGGTGTCAAGCACTGCGGTAACATCAAGCATGGCGCTTGAATCAAAACGAGTAAAGGGCATCTCTCTTGCAGCTGCAGTTGGAGTGCTCATTGCATGTTCTGTGATGTTTGTGCGAGTACTTGTTGAATTGCTTGTGGTTAATCCTTCTCTTCTTTCTCTTGCCGCACTTCCTTTATTTGCGATGACGCTAAGTGGTTTTTTAGGAGCATATTATTTCTATCATAAACAGAGATCAAAACATAAACATAAGCATGAAGTCTCTTTTTCAACACCGTTTGCACTTGGACCTGCGCTTAAATTCGCGCTTTTCTTCGGATTCGTGCTTATCCTCTCTAAATTAGGTCAGTTGTTTTTCGGATCAAAAGGGGTCCTTGCAGCAAGTCTTGTAGCGGGTTTTGCAGATGTCGATGCAATCACACTTTCTCTTGCAAATCTCGCAGCAACAGGGGATATTTCATCAACCGTTGCGGTAACGGGTATTGTTCTTGCAACAATGACAAATACCGCAGTCAAAGCGGGAATTGCCTACCTCTTTGGAGAATCATTGTTTTCAAGAAGAGTTGTAGTAGCACTTAGCACTACCGTGGTTATAGGCATACTTGCACTTCTCGTTTTTTAAAACCCTGCGTTACGCTTATAAGAAGGGTCTTTGAGAGTGGTATTATGGTTGAATTACTTTCACCTGTTGGGGACTGGGAAACACTTGCAGCAGCACTACAAGCAGGAGCTGACGCAATTTATTTTGGCATAAAAGGACTTAACATGCGTTCAGGCTCAGCAAGAAACTTTGACATCACAGATCTCAAAGAAGTTGCAAAACGCTGCCATGAAAAGAACGTAAAATGCTATCTTACACTTAACACGCTTGTGTATAATCATGAACTTGAAAGGGTGGATAAAATTCTTGATGCCATTAAACAGGCAGGTGTTAATGCCATTATTGTAACGGATTTCGGAGTTATTCAAAAAGCAAGGGAAAAAGGAATCGAATGTCACATATCCACACAAGCATCTATTGCAAATATTGATGCTGCAAAATTCTATGCTCAATTTTCACCTCGTCTTGTTCTCGCACGAGAAGTAACGCTTGCCCAGACAAAAAAAATGAAAGAAGAACTCAAGGAGCAAGGAATTAACGTTGAGTTTGAGGTTTTTGTTCACGGAGCATTATGTGTTGCGGAGTCGGGCCGTTGTTTCATGTCACAATTTCACAATCGCATATCTGCAAATAGAGGGCAGTGCTTACAAGAGTGCAGAAAAGAATATCGCATAACAGATGTGGAGGATCCTCGAAGAGAATTCATTCTAGACAACCAATTCGTCATGAGTCCAAAGGATCTTTGCGCACTACCTATCCTCGATAAACTTGTTCTTGCAGGAATTGACGTGTTCAAAATAGAAGGACGCGCAAAAGGACCTGAATACGTGTTTAAAGTAACCAAAGTATACAAAGAAGCGTTGCAGGCAATAGAGCAAGGATCATTTACCAAAGAAAAAGTTGCGCAGTGGCTTGAAGAATTAACAACAGTATATAATCGGGGTTTTACAACGAACTTTTTATTAGGAACTCCCACAAATGATAGTTGGGCGGGAATTTATGGATCCAAAGCTACAACATCAAAGCAGCGTTTAGGGAAAATTTTGAACTACTATGCTAAAAAGGGAATTGCAGAGGCAGTACTTGAAGATGTCACTCTTAGCGTTGGAGACACTATTGCAGTTACTGGTCCCACAACGGGATACGTTGAAACAACGGTGAAGAGTTTGCACGATGAGAATGGCGAAACAACAACTGCAAAGAAAACAATTGTTTCCTTTCCTATCGCGTGTAAGGTGCGAAAAAATGATAGTCTTTATAAGATAGTGAAGAGGGATCGTTCAAAAGCAGAAGAAATTATTGATTCGTATGAGGTTCACGAACCTTTTAAAACAACTCCGAGAGGAAAACCTCTTCGGGGCGTTTCACCAGGAACAATAATGGAGGATGAAGAAAATGGAAGAAAAAATTTGCCAACCAGAAATAAATAAACCTGCACCCACGTTTACAGCTCAAGCATATCATGAGGACACTGTTAAAGAAATATCTCTTGAAGATTACAGGGGTAAGTGGGTTGTTCTCCTCTTCTACCCTGCAGATTTTACGTTTGTCTGCCCAACAGAACTTGGAGCATTTGCTGATGCTTATGATCAATTCCAAAAGGAGGGGGCTGAAATTCTCTCTGTTTCAACAGATACTGTTTTTGTGCATAAAGCATGGCACGATAACTCTCCTACCATTAAGAAGATAAGATTCCCCATGCTTGCTGATCCAACAGGTAAAATTTGCAAAGCGTATGGAACATACATTAACGAAGAAGGCCTCTCCTTGCGAGGGACATTCTTAATTGATCCCGATGGCATTCTCAAAGCATATGAGATCCATGATAACAGCATTGGAAGATCAAGTGAAGAGTTTTTGAGAAAGATTCAAGCAGCTAAATTCACCCGTGAACACGGAGGTGAGGTGTGTCCTGTAAATTGGAAGCCTGGTGAAAAAACGCTTAAACCGGGGCTCGATCTTGTGGGAAAGATTTAATTCAGAGCTATTTAATTCAGGGCTTATTAGACCAACACAAATTCCCGCAAGGTACAAGAAGCAAAGTCTTCACTTTGTGAAGGGGGTATGTTTAAATACCTCTTCACGTCTTTTACACTACGATGGAACAGATTATAACGCCTGACATGACCATAGGAGATGTTGTTGGAAAGTATCCTCAAGTAGTAGACACTTTTCTCAAATATGGTCTTCACTGTGTTGGATGTCACGTAAACGCGTTTGAAACACTTGAACAAGGGGCGCAAACACATGGCATGCCTCAAGAAGTGTTTGAACGCATGCTTAAAGAAGTTAATGAAGTTGCAGCAAAACCGATTGAAGAAATTCGCGGCGTAGTGGAACTTACTCCCGCAGCACAAGAAAAAATCAAGCAGATGAGAGAAAAACAAGGAAACGCATCTTACCATTTTCGCATTGAGGTTGTCCCATCTGGTTGCTCGGGCCTTTCTTACAATTTCTTTTTTGATGATACTATTTCTTCAGACGATGAGGTTATTGAGTATGATGGTCTCAAAGTTCTTGTGGACAAAGAATCTGTACCCTTCCTTAAGGGCTCGCGCATTGATTACATAGATTCTTTGCAAGGTGCAGGGCTCAAGGTAGATAATCCAAATGCAAGAGGGGGCTGCGGTTGCGGTTCAAGTTTTAGCGTATGACCAAGACTAAACTTGTTGTGGAGCATAATCGTCCTGATTGTATTGGTTGCGGTGCTTGCGCTGCAATTTTCCCTCAATTTTGGCGAATGGCTCGTGACGGAAAAGCCGATGTTATTGATTCAACGCTTAGAGAGGATGGTTGGGAGATCAAAGAGTTTAGCGAAGAAGAGTTCGAGTTAAACATGGAATGCGCTCAGAGCTGCCCAGTCAATGTTATCCACATCAAAAAAGATGGAAAACAGCTTATCTGATTATCCACAAGACGATTTAAAATTCTCGCGCGGGGTGAAACGTTCTAAAGAACAAGAGGCAGGAGATAAACAGACCATTAAGAATATTTATAAATAAAAATTCCTACCCGTCCTACCATGAACATTTTCAAAACATATGTTTGTGCACAGTGCAGGACAAAAGTGCCCAAAGAGCGAATCAAGTTTGATCTCTCCGGCATTGATCTTGTGTGCGATGTGTGTTTTGCAAAGAAATTCGGTCTTGAGAAGCAAAGACGCAAGGGAATTTCTCAAACCCCTAGCATTATCGAAGAGAGGCGACTTCTCAAAAGAATCCAAGAAGATAGTATCAATTACCAATGCGCTCAATGCAAATATAAATTTTCTAGGAAGAAGAGTTTTCGCGTGTCTTGTTGTCCTTATTGTTCAGGAAGTCGCGTAGTTGAAGTGTTTTCAGGAAAAGCTCAAGAACTCTTGGAGTCAATTGACGATGAAACCTCTCTTTATTAGCATTCTTTTTCTTCTTGTTGCTTGTACGCCACATTCGTCTCATAACATCTATGATATTACTACAACTGATTTCGTAGAACAAAACCTCACTTCTAAACAACTAAGTGTTGAGAACATCACGTTGGGAATGTCCTTTGAAGAAGTCATCGCTGCACGAGGATACCCTCAAAAAATAGATGATTTAGGAAACGTAACGAACTATTACTATAAAGAAAATGAAACTCCTCTTTTTGTTGTTAATTTTGATAGGGGGGTTGTTCGTAGAATAACACTCTCTTCGCAGTATCCAAGACTGGTTGGAGAGTCTAAGTATGGGCGCTCAAAAGAAGAAGTGTACCAAGACTTCGGGATTGCAAATGAATTCATTGATCAAGGTCGCATCAGAAGGTTTATTTACAATCAAAAAGGGTATGAACTCTTCCTTAAAGGCTCTGAGCATATAGGATATAGCTTCTTTCCTCCCACAGATGAGCTGGGCGATCACAAAATAATCAATACGAGCAACACCATATGAACTTACCAGCAATTCCTATGAACGTGGGTGAAGTCCTATGACTCCACGCGAATACCTTCTTGAATGGCTTGAGGAATTCTTAAAACATAAAGATGTAATGCTACGCAGAATTGTTGAAATACAAAGAAAAGATGATCGGTTACTCGTTAAAGAAAAGGAGCGAACCATAACTTATGTGGTATGTTCTCAAGATGACCTTCTGGAAAAAGTACGCTCTTTTACTCCTTGCGATGCGTTTGGAATTGCACTGTACAACACAGCAGAAAATATTGAGACATTCATCAAGGTATTTGATGAGCTTGCAAAGTATAAACAGTTAATTGTGCACTTTATTAATCCATTTTCAGAAATGCAAAAGCGTTGGACAATTATCCCCCACACTCATGCTAAGATTGCAGACCCCCAAAGTTTTGAAATGGGTATTAAG harbors:
- a CDS encoding ferredoxin; protein product: MTKTKLVVEHNRPDCIGCGACAAIFPQFWRMARDGKADVIDSTLREDGWEIKEFSEEEFELNMECAQSCPVNVIHIKKDGKQLI
- a CDS encoding peroxiredoxin (with AhpF catalyzes the conversion of alkyl hydroperoxides to their corresponding alcohols; AhpC reduced the hydroperoxide substrate), with the protein product MEEKICQPEINKPAPTFTAQAYHEDTVKEISLEDYRGKWVVLLFYPADFTFVCPTELGAFADAYDQFQKEGAEILSVSTDTVFVHKAWHDNSPTIKKIRFPMLADPTGKICKAYGTYINEEGLSLRGTFLIDPDGILKAYEIHDNSIGRSSEEFLRKIQAAKFTREHGGEVCPVNWKPGEKTLKPGLDLVGKI
- a CDS encoding U32 family peptidase, with the protein product MVELLSPVGDWETLAAALQAGADAIYFGIKGLNMRSGSARNFDITDLKEVAKRCHEKNVKCYLTLNTLVYNHELERVDKILDAIKQAGVNAIIVTDFGVIQKAREKGIECHISTQASIANIDAAKFYAQFSPRLVLAREVTLAQTKKMKEELKEQGINVEFEVFVHGALCVAESGRCFMSQFHNRISANRGQCLQECRKEYRITDVEDPRREFILDNQFVMSPKDLCALPILDKLVLAGIDVFKIEGRAKGPEYVFKVTKVYKEALQAIEQGSFTKEKVAQWLEELTTVYNRGFTTNFLLGTPTNDSWAGIYGSKATTSKQRLGKILNYYAKKGIAEAVLEDVTLSVGDTIAVTGPTTGYVETTVKSLHDENGETTTAKKTIVSFPIACKVRKNDSLYKIVKRDRSKAEEIIDSYEVHEPFKTTPRGKPLRGVSPGTIMEDEENGRKNLPTRNK
- a CDS encoding iron-sulfur cluster assembly accessory protein, with the protein product MEQIITPDMTIGDVVGKYPQVVDTFLKYGLHCVGCHVNAFETLEQGAQTHGMPQEVFERMLKEVNEVAAKPIEEIRGVVELTPAAQEKIKQMREKQGNASYHFRIEVVPSGCSGLSYNFFFDDTISSDDEVIEYDGLKVLVDKESVPFLKGSRIDYIDSLQGAGLKVDNPNARGGCGCGSSFSV
- a CDS encoding MgtC/SapB family protein, with the translated sequence MFEEHLFEMLIALAIGAMIGLEREIEIQQKRIKDTVGVRTFMLIALLGSLTALLVDFHQWMFAAAFIVLSLFILVHYLLAGLSERKREMTTEFTAILTFILAAVAIEGYAQFAVLFAILILVILTLKRPLHTFARNVLASELQAAIKFAVITLVVLPFLPNVDFAPTDSSAIASVSKAISPQFFTVLSQLDVFNPYKIWLMVVFISGLSFIGYILVKTVGAGKGIGITALLGGMVSSTAVTSSMALESKRVKGISLAAAVGVLIACSVMFVRVLVELLVVNPSLLSLAALPLFAMTLSGFLGAYYFYHKQRSKHKHKHEVSFSTPFALGPALKFALFFGFVLILSKLGQLFFGSKGVLAASLVAGFADVDAITLSLANLAATGDISSTVAVTGIVLATMTNTAVKAGIAYLFGESLFSRRVVVALSTTVVIGILALLVF
- a CDS encoding Bax inhibitor-1/YccA family protein gives rise to the protein MRTSNPALNEKAFAVPLSGHKAMTVDGAINKSFILIALTVFTFLLSWDFALANPNALGFVLIGGLAAFIVALITIFKQEWSPVTAPIYALLEGALLGSISAVFEAIYPGIVFQAVGLTLAVFLSMLFVYKQKIIKVTDNFRRGLLIATFGIVVFYLVALVLSFFSISLPVFESGAVGIAFSLIVVAIAALNLLLDFDFIEKAAHRAPQYMEWYAGFGLLVTLIWLYLEILRLLAKLRDNR